A genomic region of Dickeya solani IPO 2222 contains the following coding sequences:
- a CDS encoding non-ribosomal peptide synthetase translates to MIHQAGSLELPLVAAQPGIWMADQIANQPNAFAVAHALELRGPVDPLRLSAAIRQGLSEADTVQARFGLNDLGEPVQWLPSAADAASIREPERLDFSDPTQGEQMAWALMRADLAAPLPADGGQPLYRQVIMRVSAQPERWFWYQRFHHLMLDGFSFDALTRRIVAIYNALGAGETPADSPFTSFADVVEEYQTWERSPACQQAAAFWREHAGELPTPVSLAADVCAPAPAETRTLHQQVTVPVAPFVALAEQRFGGKVQPAEIAMAALVVYLYRMSGESHLSVGFPFMRRMGSAALCACGPVVNVLPLQLTLQPDMTLIDATQTLLAEIKAVRRHQRYEAEQLRRDLGLVGGSEGLYGPVMNFKVYNAGLTLGNTPVTTHVLAMGPVDSLEFTLGVQDGELQLELVANPVRYDNPSLLGHAQRLQHLLAQLVHQPDQAIGALNLLSDSEWRHIDGWGSGPHLTIPATLRSVLDCLQQQVQQQPDALAVVCGKERLSYRELSARVMQLARKLTAQGIGAGDVVAIGVPRSVSSVVAIFGVLTSGAAYMPLDLDYPRERLALMCDDARPALLLTHSAVRAQMPELPQVLCLDDAALRAECARLPAHPVTDAERREPLCGEHLAYMIYTSGSTGKPKGVMSTHAGLLNLMMSHSSFLFGPAIARFSQQHGRRLRAGHTASFSFDSSWEPLFCMMMGSELHVFDEELRKDAWALVQHLNQTPIDLMDITPSFFTQMIDSGLLEADNHQPAFIMIGGEAATPRLWQLMRQHPQMEIHNYYGPSEYTIDTLGARVTVADQPVIGQPVANTRVWLLDNQLNPVPVGVPGELYIAGPGLARGYLRRPDLTATRFVACPFIPGAVMYRTGDLMRWRHDGQLAFIGRVDHQIKVRGFRVELGEVENALVALAEVSTAVVIAEPLGATYRLIGYCSVPDTATREQPDVAARLLAQLAEQLPDYMIPAVLMVMAELPLTVNGKIDRQALPKPQQAAAVAGREAATEQERLICQAIASLLKLDAVSAEADFFALGGDSISAMGLGTLLRRAGWQLRPKVIFAERTPARMAQAMQPLATVSAPARTVRHGVVDGLPIVHSFARLAGIESSFAHGVFLSVPEALQPAHLTQALSALALAHSALTALTRDGQLVIEASASATVSIHSETLTAQEPVDAAAERAFEAAVTRLDPAAGRMMQAVLLQRDGRACGLVLVIHHLVVDGVSWRVLLPELRQAAEAAMAGQPTALPAEECSLFDWSASLKGQVTARRDELPFWQSALTASLPRLGQRRLDPARDREQTRQLSRQVLDAGLTHAVLTTLPERYHARVDEILLGALMLACHRRFGVQPLRLALESHGRIDTTDGLDLGRTVGWLTAEYPVCIDAPAAQAATPWAILRSVKGALRAVPDRGVGYGVLRYLDAQSADALAVLEDHAPEILFNYLGRFESGDGPWSPRRSDRYFRDAFAVAQAPEMPLCHPLDINIFVDEQGEQPQLAIHWGWAPGVFDADDIEALHQGMTRAIDEWRDLAGYPPLSDTLVSAEVAQAGVTDEALDRLRQHYGPLAAVLPVLPLQQGLLFHAQLADAVGSYNSLTRLSLRGPLSVAQLSQALEAVVRHHPQLAARFDTEQASAPLQVLPILRDDHGYWPLDHQTLPAMSADEEADALLALEKAELARDLFHQPSSMLHALLVSHADGERHTLFLNAHHLVVDGWSTPVCLRDLFTALYQGRSALTPHAVPYADIIRQLAARDAEASRQCWREVLTGARPTLLFGDGPHHDEVRELELLPEPQLEQGLLSLCKQYGLTLNSVMQGIWGMLLSAGSGADDVLFGSPVSGRFGQIDGISQQVGLFSNTLPVRVRLDASRALPPQLAELQAQQIQLIEHDDVGLGEIQQLAGTGTLFDTLLVVENYPDGDELSQAGQALRCEAVNNRGYTHYPLTLLVLPGKRLRLLMEYRDSVAQPQRLAQRLLLLLEQLVAAPERPLSAWNLQLPEEQALLAAVNRTEQPVPPGTLHQALAAQAQRTPGSIALVDCQHQLTYRQVQHQTRLLADRLIDAGVRPGDIVAVALPRSVRLSLALYAILEAGAAYLPLDTGYPDERLALMVEDAQPRLMITESSLQSRFAELADLLLLDTLADKRQSPRHPSPQVAEQSSLVTEQQAAYVIYTSGSTGRPKGVVVGHQAIVNRLWWMQHQYPLQADDVVLQKTPCSFDVSVWEFFWPLMTGARLVMAPPDAHRDPDALVQLINDYAVTTMHFVPSMLAAWVSALETRPHAEIGCGSLRRVFCSGEALSRELALNYQSLIAAPLHNLYGPTEAAVDVTWQPASGEALERCQLPGIPIGLPVWNTQLRILDGALRPVPVGVPGDLYLCGIQLAQGYLRRPDLTASRFVADPFATGERMYRTGDIARWLEDGTVDYLGRSDDQLKIRGQRIELGEIEQVLLAQPGVAQAVVGARELGGKANSLRGADARQLVAWLVPQAETMLDIAALQQALSQQLPAHMVPVSYVLMTSFPLSANGKLDRKALPAPAGQQAAGRAPQTDVERTIAALFVELLACETVSAEDDFFALGGHSLLAMRLAAEIRRQLQRSLTVGQIMAARSVASIAALVEGDTDGSQDGNGETLPLRSGRGPVLFCLHPASGFAWQYAGLLRYLEGDYPIVGLQSPRPDGVIARCESVAAMCEHHLATIRRIQPQGPYFLLGYSLGGTLAHGIAARLQQVGETVSFLGLLDTYPPEGQDWSAPDEADAREEVAREQAGFMADTHAGEDSPLQAERAAMFGNIVANYQDAVRLLSSADSSRFVGEATLFVATRTLPADMDVDATWAPYVSTLTQYPQPCEHADILSPASLENLGPLLNQLLRR, encoded by the coding sequence CTGATACATCAGGCGGGTTCTCTTGAACTGCCGCTGGTGGCGGCTCAGCCCGGCATCTGGATGGCCGATCAAATCGCCAACCAGCCGAATGCCTTTGCCGTAGCGCATGCGCTGGAGCTGCGCGGACCGGTCGATCCGCTTCGCCTGTCGGCGGCCATCCGTCAGGGGTTGTCGGAGGCGGATACGGTACAGGCTCGCTTTGGCCTGAACGATCTCGGTGAGCCGGTGCAGTGGCTACCGTCCGCAGCGGATGCCGCAAGCATCCGTGAACCGGAGCGGCTGGATTTCAGCGATCCGACGCAGGGCGAACAGATGGCCTGGGCGCTGATGCGGGCGGATCTGGCGGCGCCGTTGCCGGCCGATGGCGGGCAACCGCTGTACCGGCAGGTGATAATGCGGGTGTCGGCGCAACCGGAGCGATGGTTCTGGTATCAGCGTTTTCATCACCTGATGCTGGATGGTTTTAGTTTTGATGCCCTGACCCGACGGATTGTGGCGATTTATAACGCGCTCGGCGCCGGCGAAACGCCAGCGGATTCGCCGTTTACGTCGTTTGCCGATGTGGTGGAGGAGTATCAGACGTGGGAGCGCTCGCCTGCCTGCCAGCAGGCGGCGGCATTCTGGCGCGAGCACGCCGGCGAGTTGCCGACGCCGGTGTCGCTGGCGGCGGACGTCTGCGCGCCGGCGCCGGCGGAAACCCGTACCCTACATCAGCAGGTGACCGTTCCGGTCGCGCCGTTTGTCGCGCTGGCGGAGCAACGGTTCGGCGGTAAGGTGCAACCGGCTGAGATCGCCATGGCGGCGCTGGTGGTGTACCTCTATCGGATGAGCGGCGAGTCGCATCTGTCCGTCGGTTTTCCGTTCATGCGGCGGATGGGGTCGGCGGCGCTGTGCGCCTGCGGGCCGGTGGTCAACGTGTTGCCGCTGCAACTGACGTTACAACCGGATATGACGTTGATCGACGCCACTCAGACGTTACTGGCGGAAATCAAGGCAGTGCGGCGTCACCAGCGTTATGAAGCCGAGCAGTTACGGCGGGATCTCGGTCTGGTCGGCGGCAGCGAAGGGTTATACGGGCCGGTGATGAACTTCAAGGTCTACAACGCCGGATTGACGCTGGGAAACACGCCGGTGACGACGCACGTGTTGGCGATGGGGCCGGTGGACTCCCTGGAGTTTACCCTCGGCGTGCAGGACGGCGAGCTGCAACTGGAGCTGGTCGCCAACCCGGTGCGTTACGACAACCCGTCGCTGCTGGGGCACGCGCAGCGCTTACAGCATTTGTTGGCGCAACTGGTGCATCAGCCGGATCAGGCTATCGGCGCGCTGAACCTGTTGAGCGACAGCGAATGGCGGCATATCGACGGATGGGGCAGCGGCCCGCACCTGACCATACCAGCGACGCTGCGTTCGGTGCTGGATTGTCTGCAACAGCAGGTACAGCAGCAGCCTGATGCGCTGGCTGTCGTCTGCGGCAAAGAGCGCCTCAGCTACCGCGAACTGTCGGCGCGGGTGATGCAACTGGCGCGGAAACTGACGGCGCAAGGGATCGGCGCAGGGGATGTGGTGGCGATCGGCGTGCCGCGCTCGGTATCGTCGGTGGTGGCGATTTTCGGGGTGTTGACCAGCGGCGCGGCTTACATGCCGCTGGATCTGGATTATCCGCGTGAGCGTCTGGCGTTGATGTGCGACGACGCGCGTCCGGCACTCTTGCTGACCCACAGCGCGGTGCGCGCGCAGATGCCGGAACTGCCGCAGGTGCTGTGTCTGGACGATGCCGCCTTGCGGGCCGAGTGCGCCCGGTTGCCCGCGCATCCGGTGACGGATGCGGAACGGCGCGAACCGCTGTGCGGCGAACATCTGGCCTACATGATCTACACCTCCGGCTCCACCGGGAAGCCGAAAGGGGTGATGAGCACCCACGCCGGTTTGCTCAACCTGATGATGTCCCATTCGAGCTTCCTGTTCGGCCCGGCGATAGCCCGTTTCTCACAGCAGCACGGCCGGCGCTTGCGCGCCGGGCACACCGCCTCATTCTCCTTTGACTCCTCGTGGGAACCGCTGTTTTGCATGATGATGGGCAGCGAATTGCACGTTTTCGACGAGGAACTGCGTAAAGACGCCTGGGCGCTGGTACAGCATCTTAATCAAACGCCTATCGACCTGATGGACATCACGCCGTCGTTCTTCACCCAAATGATCGACAGCGGCCTGCTGGAGGCGGATAACCACCAGCCGGCATTCATCATGATTGGCGGCGAAGCGGCGACGCCGCGGCTGTGGCAACTGATGCGTCAGCACCCGCAGATGGAAATTCATAACTACTACGGGCCGTCGGAATACACCATCGATACGCTGGGCGCGCGCGTCACGGTGGCGGATCAGCCGGTTATCGGCCAGCCGGTTGCCAATACCCGAGTCTGGCTGCTGGACAACCAACTGAATCCGGTGCCGGTGGGCGTGCCCGGCGAACTGTACATCGCCGGGCCGGGGCTGGCGCGCGGCTATTTGCGCCGCCCGGACCTTACCGCCACGCGCTTTGTCGCCTGTCCGTTCATTCCGGGCGCGGTGATGTACCGCACCGGCGACCTGATGCGCTGGCGTCACGACGGTCAACTGGCGTTTATCGGCCGCGTTGACCACCAGATCAAAGTGCGCGGTTTCCGCGTGGAACTGGGCGAAGTGGAAAACGCGCTGGTGGCGCTGGCCGAGGTGAGCACCGCGGTGGTGATCGCCGAACCGCTTGGCGCGACGTACCGGCTGATCGGTTACTGTTCGGTGCCGGACACCGCCACCCGCGAACAACCGGATGTTGCCGCCCGCCTGCTGGCGCAACTGGCGGAGCAACTGCCGGATTACATGATCCCGGCGGTGCTGATGGTGATGGCGGAACTGCCGCTGACCGTCAACGGCAAGATTGACCGTCAGGCGTTGCCGAAACCGCAGCAGGCCGCTGCGGTGGCCGGACGCGAAGCGGCCACCGAACAGGAGCGGCTGATTTGCCAGGCCATCGCCAGCCTGCTGAAACTGGACGCGGTCAGCGCGGAGGCGGATTTCTTCGCGCTGGGCGGCGACAGCATTTCCGCTATGGGGTTGGGTACGCTGTTGCGACGCGCCGGTTGGCAACTGCGGCCAAAAGTGATTTTTGCCGAGCGCACGCCGGCGCGCATGGCGCAGGCGATGCAGCCGCTGGCGACGGTTTCTGCGCCGGCGCGCACAGTACGGCATGGCGTGGTGGACGGCCTGCCGATCGTGCACAGCTTCGCCCGACTGGCGGGCATTGAGAGTTCGTTTGCTCACGGCGTTTTCTTGTCGGTACCTGAGGCGCTGCAACCGGCGCACCTGACGCAGGCGCTGAGCGCGCTGGCGCTGGCGCATTCGGCGCTGACCGCGCTGACCCGCGACGGGCAATTGGTGATTGAGGCATCTGCGTCGGCGACCGTATCGATACACAGCGAAACGCTGACGGCGCAGGAGCCGGTTGATGCGGCGGCCGAACGGGCATTTGAAGCGGCGGTGACGCGCCTCGACCCGGCGGCGGGACGGATGATGCAGGCGGTACTGCTGCAACGCGACGGCCGCGCCTGCGGGCTGGTGCTGGTGATTCACCATCTGGTAGTGGACGGCGTGTCATGGCGCGTACTGCTGCCGGAATTACGTCAGGCGGCCGAGGCGGCGATGGCCGGTCAACCGACCGCGTTGCCTGCCGAAGAGTGTTCATTGTTCGACTGGTCCGCCAGCCTGAAAGGGCAGGTAACGGCGCGGCGCGATGAATTGCCGTTCTGGCAATCCGCGTTGACGGCGTCGTTGCCGCGGCTGGGGCAGCGGCGTCTCGACCCGGCCCGCGATCGGGAACAGACCCGACAGCTGTCGCGGCAGGTACTGGATGCCGGGCTGACCCATGCGGTGCTGACGACCCTGCCGGAGCGCTATCACGCGCGAGTGGATGAGATCCTGCTGGGGGCGCTGATGCTAGCCTGTCATCGTCGCTTTGGCGTACAGCCGCTGCGGCTGGCGCTGGAATCCCACGGACGTATCGACACCACCGATGGACTGGATCTCGGGCGTACGGTCGGCTGGCTGACCGCCGAGTACCCGGTGTGCATTGACGCGCCGGCGGCGCAGGCCGCCACGCCGTGGGCAATCTTGCGATCGGTGAAGGGCGCGCTGCGAGCGGTGCCGGATCGCGGCGTCGGCTATGGCGTGTTGCGCTATCTGGATGCGCAGAGCGCCGACGCGCTGGCGGTGCTGGAAGACCATGCGCCGGAGATCCTGTTCAACTATCTCGGACGGTTTGAGTCGGGCGACGGGCCCTGGTCGCCGCGTCGCAGCGACCGTTACTTCCGCGATGCGTTTGCCGTGGCGCAGGCGCCGGAGATGCCGCTCTGCCACCCGCTGGACATCAATATTTTCGTCGACGAGCAGGGCGAACAACCGCAGTTGGCCATCCACTGGGGCTGGGCGCCTGGCGTGTTCGACGCCGACGATATCGAGGCGCTGCATCAGGGGATGACGCGGGCGATCGATGAGTGGCGCGATCTGGCCGGTTATCCGCCGCTGTCGGATACGCTGGTGTCCGCCGAAGTGGCGCAGGCCGGCGTAACCGACGAGGCGCTGGATCGACTGCGTCAGCACTACGGGCCGCTGGCGGCGGTGCTGCCGGTGCTGCCGCTGCAGCAAGGGTTACTGTTCCACGCCCAATTGGCGGACGCCGTCGGCAGTTATAACTCGCTAACCCGGCTGTCGCTGCGCGGCCCATTGTCGGTAGCGCAACTGAGTCAGGCGCTGGAGGCGGTGGTGCGTCACCATCCGCAGCTGGCGGCGCGCTTCGATACCGAACAGGCGTCGGCACCGTTGCAGGTGTTGCCGATACTGCGTGACGACCACGGCTACTGGCCGCTGGATCACCAGACCTTGCCTGCGATGTCGGCAGACGAGGAGGCCGATGCATTGCTGGCGCTGGAAAAAGCCGAACTGGCGCGCGACCTGTTCCATCAGCCCTCGTCGATGCTGCACGCCTTGCTGGTCAGCCACGCGGACGGAGAACGGCACACGCTGTTCCTCAACGCGCATCATCTGGTGGTGGATGGCTGGTCGACCCCGGTTTGCCTGCGCGATCTGTTCACCGCGTTGTATCAAGGCCGTAGCGCGCTGACGCCGCATGCGGTGCCGTACGCGGACATCATTCGCCAGTTGGCGGCCCGCGACGCAGAGGCTTCGCGCCAGTGCTGGCGCGAGGTGCTGACAGGCGCGCGCCCGACGCTGCTGTTTGGCGATGGTCCGCATCATGATGAAGTACGTGAGCTGGAACTGCTGCCGGAGCCGCAACTGGAGCAGGGGCTGCTATCTCTGTGCAAACAGTATGGTTTGACGCTCAACAGCGTGATGCAGGGCATCTGGGGGATGTTGCTCAGTGCCGGCAGCGGCGCGGACGATGTGCTGTTTGGCTCGCCGGTGTCCGGTCGTTTCGGTCAGATTGACGGAATCAGTCAGCAGGTCGGGCTGTTCAGCAATACGCTGCCGGTACGGGTGCGGCTGGATGCGTCGCGGGCGTTGCCGCCGCAACTGGCCGAACTGCAGGCGCAGCAAATCCAACTGATTGAGCACGACGATGTGGGGCTGGGGGAAATCCAGCAACTGGCCGGCACCGGCACGCTGTTCGACACCCTGTTGGTGGTGGAGAACTACCCGGATGGCGATGAGCTGAGTCAGGCGGGGCAGGCGTTGCGCTGCGAGGCGGTCAACAATCGGGGTTACACCCACTATCCGCTGACGTTGCTGGTGTTGCCCGGTAAACGGCTGCGGCTGCTGATGGAATACCGCGACAGCGTGGCGCAGCCACAGCGGCTGGCGCAACGTCTGTTGTTGTTGCTGGAGCAACTGGTGGCGGCGCCGGAGCGCCCGCTGTCGGCCTGGAACCTGCAATTGCCGGAAGAGCAGGCGTTGCTGGCGGCGGTCAACCGCACCGAACAGCCGGTGCCGCCGGGCACGTTGCATCAGGCGCTGGCGGCGCAGGCGCAACGCACGCCGGGCAGCATCGCGCTGGTGGATTGCCAGCATCAACTGACTTACCGTCAGGTACAACATCAGACCCGCTTGCTGGCCGATCGGCTGATCGACGCCGGCGTGCGGCCCGGCGATATCGTGGCGGTGGCGCTGCCGCGCTCGGTGCGCCTTAGCCTGGCGCTGTACGCCATTCTGGAAGCCGGCGCCGCTTACCTGCCGCTGGATACCGGTTACCCGGATGAGCGGCTGGCGCTGATGGTGGAGGACGCGCAGCCCCGGCTGATGATCACCGAAAGCAGTTTGCAGTCGCGCTTCGCCGAGCTGGCTGATTTGCTGCTGCTGGACACGCTGGCGGATAAACGCCAGTCGCCGCGTCACCCGTCGCCGCAGGTCGCGGAACAATCGTCGCTGGTCACGGAACAACAGGCGGCTTACGTGATTTACACCTCCGGTTCCACCGGTCGCCCGAAAGGGGTGGTGGTCGGCCATCAGGCCATCGTCAACCGCTTGTGGTGGATGCAGCATCAGTACCCGCTACAGGCGGATGACGTGGTGTTGCAGAAAACGCCGTGCAGTTTCGATGTCTCGGTGTGGGAGTTCTTCTGGCCGCTGATGACCGGCGCCCGGCTGGTGATGGCGCCGCCGGATGCGCACCGCGACCCGGATGCGCTGGTGCAGTTGATCAACGACTACGCGGTGACCACCATGCACTTCGTGCCGTCGATGCTGGCGGCCTGGGTGAGCGCGCTGGAGACGCGCCCGCATGCGGAGATCGGCTGCGGCAGCCTGCGACGGGTATTCTGTAGCGGCGAGGCGTTGTCGCGCGAACTGGCGCTGAACTATCAGTCGTTAATCGCGGCGCCGCTGCACAATCTGTACGGCCCGACCGAAGCGGCGGTGGATGTCACCTGGCAACCGGCGTCCGGCGAGGCGCTGGAGCGCTGTCAGTTGCCGGGGATTCCTATCGGCCTGCCGGTGTGGAACACCCAACTGCGCATTCTGGACGGCGCGCTGCGGCCGGTGCCGGTTGGCGTACCGGGCGATCTGTATCTGTGCGGCATTCAGCTGGCGCAGGGGTATCTGCGTCGACCGGATTTGACCGCCAGCCGTTTTGTGGCGGACCCGTTTGCCACCGGCGAGCGTATGTACCGCACCGGCGACATCGCGCGATGGCTGGAAGATGGCACGGTGGACTACCTCGGCCGTAGCGACGATCAGTTGAAGATCCGCGGGCAGCGCATCGAACTGGGTGAGATTGAGCAGGTGCTGCTGGCGCAGCCCGGTGTCGCGCAGGCGGTGGTCGGCGCGCGTGAACTGGGCGGAAAAGCGAATAGTTTGCGCGGCGCCGATGCCCGGCAACTGGTGGCCTGGCTGGTGCCGCAGGCAGAAACCATGCTGGATATCGCCGCGTTACAACAGGCGCTGTCGCAGCAACTCCCCGCACATATGGTGCCGGTCAGTTATGTACTGATGACGTCATTCCCGCTCAGCGCCAACGGCAAGCTGGATCGCAAAGCGCTGCCGGCGCCTGCCGGGCAGCAGGCCGCCGGACGCGCACCGCAGACGGACGTTGAACGGACGATCGCCGCGTTGTTTGTCGAGCTGCTGGCGTGCGAAACGGTATCGGCGGAGGACGATTTCTTCGCGCTGGGCGGTCATTCGTTGCTGGCGATGCGACTGGCGGCCGAGATTCGCCGTCAGTTGCAGCGTTCGCTGACGGTCGGTCAGATCATGGCGGCGCGCAGCGTGGCTAGCATCGCCGCGCTGGTGGAAGGCGACACCGACGGCAGTCAGGATGGCAATGGCGAAACCCTGCCGCTGCGTTCCGGCCGTGGGCCAGTGTTGTTCTGTCTGCATCCGGCGTCGGGTTTTGCCTGGCAATACGCCGGACTGCTGCGTTATCTGGAAGGGGATTACCCGATCGTCGGGCTGCAATCGCCGCGGCCTGACGGGGTGATCGCCCGCTGTGAATCGGTGGCGGCGATGTGTGAGCATCACCTGGCGACCATCCGGCGCATTCAACCGCAGGGGCCGTATTTCCTGCTGGGCTATTCGCTGGGTGGTACGCTGGCGCACGGTATCGCGGCGCGGTTGCAGCAGGTGGGCGAAACGGTGTCGTTCCTTGGCCTGCTGGATACCTACCCGCCGGAAGGGCAGGACTGGAGCGCGCCGGACGAAGCCGATGCCCGCGAAGAAGTGGCGCGCGAACAGGCCGGATTTATGGCGGATACGCATGCCGGGGAGGACTCGCCACTGCAGGCAGAGCGGGCGGCGATGTTTGGCAATATTGTCGCCAACTATCAGGACGCGGTACGGCTGTTGTCATCCGCCGATTCATCCCGCTTTGTCGGCGAAGCCACGCTGTTTGTGGCAACCCGTACCTTGCCGGCTGACATGGATGTCGACGCTACCTGGGCGCCGTATGTGAGCACGCTGACACAGTATCCTCAGCCTTGCGAGCATGCGGATATCCTGTCGCCGGCGTCGCTGGAAAACCTGGGGCCGTTGTTGAATCAGTTGCTGCGTCGGTAA
- the fes gene encoding enterochelin esterase, whose amino-acid sequence MPAAQPSGFAATLLSSPQAGEEVWWQQVAGLGTPLVEAQDSERVWVTFLWRDPDGDERYSAIRRVYADINGVTDHHSIDPQSLERLPGTDVWHWSMAIEHDWRGSYSLIPIVAAQLPPVFSDDEQQRDEQQLEWWCSLFPCAIADPLNRDSSWGEQLSAAHMPAAPSQQAWRVVDNGTALPPDAARLTVLDWKSERLDNQRRIWLYTTGISDEPAQRPLCIVLDGQKWAEETPLFAALEAETAAGHLPPAVWLFIDAIDGETRCRELPCDTAFWQAVQDELLPQAARLAPFSDDPDRTVVSGQSYGGLAALYAGLHWPQRFGRVLTQSGSFWWPNLQFITDFDQRDTLEPGVLVTEVRQGGRTASPLVIFQEAGRREADIAFVNQQMHGALVAAGHQVRQRVYAGGHDTLCWRGGLIDGFRWLLSSDNPRAASQD is encoded by the coding sequence ATGCCGGCAGCACAGCCGTCAGGTTTCGCCGCAACACTTTTGTCATCGCCTCAGGCAGGAGAAGAGGTCTGGTGGCAACAGGTTGCCGGGTTGGGAACGCCACTGGTGGAAGCACAGGATAGCGAGCGAGTGTGGGTGACGTTTCTCTGGCGCGATCCGGATGGTGACGAACGGTATTCCGCTATCCGGCGGGTGTATGCCGATATCAACGGCGTGACCGATCACCACAGTATCGATCCGCAGAGTCTGGAGCGGTTGCCCGGCACCGATGTCTGGCACTGGTCGATGGCCATCGAGCATGACTGGCGCGGCAGTTATTCCCTGATTCCCATCGTGGCGGCGCAGCTGCCGCCGGTGTTTAGCGACGATGAACAGCAGCGTGACGAACAGCAGTTGGAGTGGTGGTGTTCGCTGTTTCCGTGCGCGATTGCCGATCCGCTCAACCGTGACTCATCGTGGGGAGAGCAGCTCTCGGCCGCGCATATGCCGGCGGCGCCGTCGCAGCAGGCCTGGCGCGTGGTGGACAACGGTACGGCGTTGCCGCCGGACGCTGCCCGGCTGACGGTATTGGACTGGAAGAGCGAACGGCTCGATAACCAGCGGCGTATCTGGCTGTACACCACCGGCATCAGTGATGAGCCGGCGCAGCGGCCGTTGTGCATCGTGCTGGACGGGCAGAAATGGGCCGAAGAAACACCGCTGTTTGCCGCGCTGGAAGCGGAAACCGCAGCGGGTCATCTGCCGCCTGCCGTTTGGCTGTTTATTGATGCTATTGATGGGGAAACCCGCTGCCGGGAACTGCCGTGCGATACCGCGTTCTGGCAGGCGGTGCAGGATGAATTATTGCCGCAGGCGGCGCGCCTGGCGCCGTTCAGCGACGACCCGGACCGCACCGTGGTGTCCGGCCAGAGTTACGGCGGGCTGGCGGCGCTGTACGCCGGGCTGCACTGGCCGCAGCGCTTTGGCCGCGTATTAACCCAGTCCGGTTCTTTCTGGTGGCCGAATCTGCAATTCATCACCGATTTCGACCAGCGCGACACGCTGGAACCCGGCGTGCTGGTCACCGAGGTGCGGCAAGGCGGCCGGACGGCGTCGCCGCTGGTGATTTTTCAGGAGGCGGGGCGACGCGAAGCCGACATCGCCTTCGTCAATCAACAGATGCATGGCGCACTGGTCGCCGCCGGGCATCAGGTTCGCCAGCGCGTGTATGCCGGCGGGCATGACACTTTGTGCTGGCGCGGCGGGTTGATTGACGGTTTCCGCTGGTTGTTGAGTAGCGATAACCCACGGGCGGCGTCTCAGGATTAG
- a CDS encoding MbtH family protein encodes MSQEQLNPFDDDRLAFLVLVNEQQQYSLWPEFAAVPAGWSVVYGPQSREACIAYTETHWQDMRPASLRATEA; translated from the coding sequence ATGAGTCAGGAACAACTGAATCCGTTTGACGATGATCGTCTGGCGTTTCTGGTACTGGTCAACGAACAACAGCAATACAGCCTGTGGCCGGAGTTCGCCGCGGTGCCGGCGGGGTGGAGTGTGGTATACGGGCCGCAGTCCCGTGAGGCGTGCATCGCCTATACCGAAACCCACTGGCAAGACATGCGCCCGGCCAGTCTGCGGGCCACTGAAGCCTAA